A single Acropora palmata chromosome 5, jaAcrPala1.3, whole genome shotgun sequence DNA region contains:
- the LOC141880692 gene encoding uncharacterized protein LOC141880692, translated as MYDYAHEKSLNTVCSLMLKKMVGEDARLTAKTKVDLSRLPPCRDNLVPHIQMVNHRLACQAIFWRPRPHEPGQGWQKNESGSLEPIWSSSPILPPSLVDLIEPSSEEESDVEEETDQELDFSDVFDCDEEH; from the coding sequence ATGTATGATTATGCCCACGAGAAGTCTCTTAACACTGTGTGCAGCCTTATGTTGAAGAAGATGGTCGGGGAAGACGCGCGACTAACCGCTAAGACAAAAGTTGACCTGTCCAGGCTTCCCCCTTGCAGGGACAACCTGGTGCCTCATATACAGATGGTAAACCACCGCCTTGCTTGCCAAGCAATCTTCTGGAGACCTAGGCCGCATGAACCTGGGCAAGGCTGGCAGAAGAATGAGAGTGGCTCCTTGGAGCCAATCTGGAGCAGCTCACCAATACTCCCACCATCCCTTGTTGACCTCATCGAGCCTTCTAGCGAAGAAGAGTCTGACGTTGAAGAAGAAACAGACCAGGAACTTGACTTTAGCGATGTCTTCGACTGTGATGAGGAACATTGA
- the LOC141880686 gene encoding uncharacterized protein LOC141880686: MRTPLHEHELMKVNPLNVYHAFAGHWKCDHCNATSNAVQFPFHCTICSFDLCASCAQIEENTLAHQHPLLFREANRQLHENQGGHWKCQVCKKVGAAEACSYHCRTCADFHICRSCFEPKQHPVHVHKLELVDTSLLYTECSGNWFCDICGSQSRPWEKLAYHCSECGNFDVCPHCYLPLVTPLHRHVLYKANSYNVYAHFNGGWKCDHCSSAHDNPTSDTYPWHCQTCEYDLCQMCARHSDEPTDQAGPPVSHFRQTSGFDSPAVRGFSFSRQPEENPWQIRGRLSSAGEYDLVPTSTTEKGNILAVPESTDNNKCIICMEEPKNATIIHGETGHCCSCWACAQVLKQRGDSCPICRAPIEHVIRQFNA; encoded by the exons ATGAGGACCCCACTTCATGAACATGAATTAATGAAGGTGAACCCTTTGAATGTTTACCATGCGTTTGCTGGCCATTGGAAATGTGACCACTGCAATGCAACAAGCAATGCTGTTCAATTTCCATTCCACTGTACAATTTGTTCCTTTGATCTTTGTGCTTCATGTGCTCAAATTGAGGAAAACACTTTGGCCCATCAACATCCACTTTTATTCAGGGAAGCAAACAGGCAACTTCATGAGAACCAAGGAGGACATTGGAAATGTCAAGTGTGCAAAAAAGTGGGCGCTGCAGAAGCATGTTCATACCACTGCCGCACGTGTGCAGACTTCCATATTTGCCGCAGTTGTTTTGAGCCTAAACAACATCCAGTTCATGTTCATAAGCTTGAACTAGTGGATACTTCCCTTTTGTACACAGAATGTAGTGGAAATTGGTTTTGTGATATTTGTGGTAGTCAAAGTAGACCATGGGAAAA GTTAGCGTATCACTGTTCAGAATGCGGAAACTTTGATGTGTGTCCTCATTGCTATTTGCCACTGGTCACCCCACTGCACAGACATGTACTGTATAAAGCTAACTCCTATAATGTATATGCTCACTTCAATGGAGGCTGGAAATGTGACCACTGCAGTTCAGCTCATGACAATCCTACATCTGATACCTACCCGTGGCACTGCCAGACATGTGAATATGATTTGTGTCAGATGTGTGCCAGACACAGTGATGAGC caactgaTCAAGCAGGCCCCCCAGTCAGTCACTTTCGCCAAACCAGTGGTTTTGACTCCCCGGCAG TGCGGGGGTTTAGCTTCAGTCGTCAGCCAGAAGAAAACCCATGGCAAATCAGAGGCCGTCTGTCATCTGCCGGAGAGTACGATCTCGTTCCAACATCTACTACTGAAAAAGGCAATATTCTTGCTGTTCCTGAGAGCACAGACAATAATAAATGCATCATCTGCATGGAAGAACCAAAGAATGCTACTATTATTCATGGTGAAACAGGGCATTGCTGCAGTTGTTGGGCCTGTGCGCAAGTCCTAAAGCAAAGGGGAGACTCCTGTCCAATATGCAGGGCTCCAATAGAGCACGTAATTAGGCAGTTTAATGCTTAA
- the LOC141880689 gene encoding uncharacterized protein LOC141880689 → MPAVQIALLLMVVLVTPSFARHLEKTENDGADELSTKVEREELSESAMDSANDDHILEIRELKDIKGGRSPKTLRLSQSLGAHIARQTGRESVDNSHKLVKELDESVEDGFGPPGLWGRREIRHGENEKSKQEDGEKLARLPGLWGRETKQSPPGLWGRGISNDPPGLWGRGVKNGPPSLWGRNIISEVTENGKRRLPRMQKGEDA, encoded by the coding sequence ATGCCTGCAGTTCAAATAGCACTCCTGTTGATGGTGGTCCTAGTAACTCCATCTTTTGCTCGGCACCtagaaaaaacagaaaatgatgGAGCTGATGAGCTGTCAACCAAAGTAGAAAGAGAAGAATTATCTGAATCCGCCATGGATAGTGCAAATGATGATCACATATTAGAAATTCGAGAATTAAAAGATATAAAAGGAGGCCGGTCACCAAAGACCCTCCGCTTGTCACAGTCCTTGGGTGCTCATATAGCTCGTCAAACAGGCCGAGAGTCTGTTGATAACAGTCACAAACTAGTCAAAGAATTGGACGAAAGCGTCGAAGATGGCTTTGGGCCCCCGGGACTGTGGGGGCGCCGTGAAATACGACATGGAGAGAATGAAAAGTCCAAACAAGAAGACGGTGAAAAGCTCGCGAGACTTCCAGGTCTCTGGGGAAGGGAAACGAAACAAAGTCCACCGGGTCTCTGGGGCCGGGGAATAAGTAATGATCCACCAGGGTTATGGGGTAGGGGAGTAAAGAATGGTCCTCCTAGCCTATGGGGACGGAATATCATAAGCGAAGTCACTGAGAATGGGAAAAGAAGACTCCCGAGAatgcaaaaaggagaagatGCTTAG